From a single Chloracidobacterium thermophilum B genomic region:
- a CDS encoding vWA domain-containing protein: protein MIRQIRFGLGLGTVLLTGWLASDVVWAQMPTMKREERILGDRAGANYSVLEGGMRVPATVTQIKPVEQVVIILDGSGSMVPIYPRIVEELRKALPAQMAVPTAIARFSMQKTMLQDFTTSRATLDSALAREQQLWSGGGAKDDTMKSMTNIYGVLTALQEIIGNKMTHCIVVTDGNDSFAERIDLPRIIKENMVVSYVNWAYRSFSARVDEENAVLVTGSGSRRMDIPNVTLRFVARQTGGEVVNYDDWKAFGAYFKRRLSMPGVLYRATWESTNPEIPFTLSAR from the coding sequence ATGATACGCCAGATTCGATTTGGGTTGGGATTGGGTACGGTGTTGCTGACCGGATGGCTGGCCAGCGATGTCGTCTGGGCACAGATGCCCACCATGAAGCGCGAGGAACGCATTCTCGGCGACCGGGCCGGCGCCAACTACAGCGTCCTCGAAGGCGGGATGCGCGTGCCGGCGACCGTGACCCAGATTAAGCCTGTTGAGCAGGTGGTCATCATTCTGGATGGTTCGGGCAGCATGGTGCCGATTTACCCGCGGATCGTGGAAGAACTGCGCAAGGCACTGCCGGCCCAGATGGCTGTTCCTACGGCCATTGCCCGCTTCAGTATGCAGAAAACGATGTTGCAGGACTTCACGACCTCCCGGGCCACCCTTGACAGTGCGTTGGCCAGGGAGCAGCAGTTGTGGTCCGGCGGTGGCGCCAAAGACGATACGATGAAGTCGATGACCAACATTTATGGCGTGCTGACGGCGTTACAGGAGATTATTGGTAACAAGATGACGCACTGCATTGTCGTCACCGATGGCAATGACAGTTTTGCCGAGCGCATTGACCTTCCACGCATCATCAAGGAAAACATGGTGGTGTCGTATGTCAACTGGGCCTACCGCAGCTTCAGCGCCCGGGTGGACGAAGAAAATGCCGTTCTGGTGACCGGCAGTGGGTCGCGGCGCATGGACATCCCGAACGTAACGCTCCGCTTCGTCGCCCGGCAAACCGGCGGTGAAGTGGTCAACTATGACGACTGGAAAGCCTTTGGCGCGTATTTCAAGCGCCGTCTCAGTATGCCTGGTGTGCTTTATCGGGCAACCTGGGAGTCCACAAATCCTGAAATACCGTTTACACTGTCGGCGCGGTGA
- a CDS encoding phasin family protein, with translation MTRTSSAQWDRLLRHPWFLRPVSLYLQGVLTLVERSRMVVGFGLRLMNVPTREEIAALDRKLDSVQEQLDELTAHLVRSEPAAKVTRPAAARKPTARRTTTTRRRTARAASPKSAPEAAPEAAASDAVETS, from the coding sequence GTGACACGAACTTCCTCTGCGCAGTGGGACAGGCTGTTGCGGCATCCCTGGTTTTTGCGCCCGGTGTCGCTTTACCTTCAGGGCGTCCTGACGCTGGTTGAGCGCAGCCGCATGGTGGTTGGATTTGGGCTGCGGCTGATGAACGTGCCGACGCGGGAAGAGATCGCCGCGCTTGACCGCAAGCTGGACAGCGTTCAGGAGCAGCTCGACGAGCTGACCGCGCACCTGGTGCGGAGCGAACCGGCGGCCAAAGTGACCAGACCGGCGGCGGCGCGCAAGCCCACAGCCCGCCGGACGACCACCACCCGCCGCCGGACAGCACGGGCGGCGTCCCCGAAATCTGCTCCAGAGGCGGCACCGGAGGCGGCGGCTTCCGATGCGGTGGAAACTTCCTGA
- a CDS encoding efflux RND transporter periplasmic adaptor subunit: MTTTIAHRLGMGMFSVAVLFGVAGNLACQRDLARAARGDASPTPEVRRVKTTPVTRTQVEHVVTALGTLAPLEQATLRVKVPGRLQSIPVDLGTTVRPGQLVAQIEPDDYRLRVQQAAAALAQARARLGLPAEGSSDRVDPEQTGLVRQARAVLEQAQVERDRFHALLDQGIISRSQFDAADAAYKVALSRYQDALEEINNRLGILAQRRSELAIAQQQLDDTAVLAPFGGVVQERLGNIGEFLAAGSPVATILKLNPLRLRVEIPEREAYQIKPNQKVRVTVEGSDKAYTGIVKRLSPALLEQNRILIIEAEVSHDGSLKPGSFARAEIVTNDRETAVTVSPRAIVTFAGIDKVLTIRDGKALERPVTLGRRTAEWVEIVKGVQVGDEVILDPGNLQTGHPVVIAD; the protein is encoded by the coding sequence ATGACTACCACCATCGCACACAGGCTCGGCATGGGGATGTTCTCCGTTGCCGTGCTGTTCGGCGTCGCCGGCAATCTGGCCTGCCAGCGTGATCTGGCCCGGGCGGCCCGGGGCGACGCGAGTCCGACACCTGAAGTCCGGCGCGTCAAAACGACGCCAGTAACCAGAACACAGGTCGAACATGTTGTCACGGCGCTGGGCACGCTGGCCCCCCTGGAGCAGGCCACCCTGCGCGTCAAGGTTCCCGGACGGCTCCAGTCCATTCCCGTTGATCTGGGAACCACCGTCCGACCGGGGCAGCTTGTGGCCCAGATCGAACCCGACGATTACCGTCTCCGCGTCCAGCAGGCGGCGGCGGCGCTCGCCCAGGCCCGCGCCCGGTTGGGGCTGCCGGCCGAGGGCAGCAGTGACCGGGTTGACCCGGAGCAGACCGGCCTGGTCCGCCAGGCCAGGGCCGTTCTCGAACAGGCGCAGGTGGAGCGCGACCGCTTCCACGCGCTGCTCGATCAGGGCATCATCTCGCGGTCACAGTTCGACGCCGCCGATGCGGCCTACAAGGTCGCGCTCAGCCGCTACCAGGACGCGCTGGAGGAAATCAACAACCGGCTGGGCATCCTGGCCCAGCGGCGGTCGGAACTGGCCATCGCCCAGCAGCAGTTGGATGACACCGCCGTGCTGGCCCCCTTTGGCGGGGTCGTGCAGGAACGCCTTGGCAACATCGGGGAGTTTCTGGCCGCCGGCTCGCCCGTGGCCACCATTCTCAAACTCAATCCCCTGCGGCTGCGGGTCGAAATTCCTGAACGTGAAGCCTATCAGATCAAACCCAACCAGAAGGTGCGCGTCACCGTCGAAGGCAGTGACAAAGCCTACACCGGCATCGTCAAACGGTTGAGTCCGGCGCTGCTGGAGCAGAACCGGATTCTCATCATCGAAGCGGAAGTCAGCCACGACGGGTCCCTCAAGCCGGGGTCCTTTGCCCGGGCCGAGATCGTCACCAACGACCGCGAAACGGCCGTGACCGTTTCTCCGCGCGCCATCGTGACCTTTGCCGGGATTGACAAGGTACTGACCATCCGGGACGGCAAGGCGCTGGAACGACCGGTCACGCTCGGACGCCGGACGGCGGAATGGGTCGAAATCGTGAAGGGCGTGCAGGTCGGCGATGAGGTCATCCTCGATCCGGGCAACCTGCAAACCGGACACCCGGTCGTTATCGCGGACTGA
- a CDS encoding tetratricopeptide repeat protein, whose protein sequence is MSVLPTPSDDELRAVLEAGFLLRDVMRYDEAATVFQGVAALRPDLELPVLGLSSVLIRQGELARAQELCESVLARSPNSLHAQVQLGEILLYRGSREEGEERLRAVIAEGGDSPHAVTAQALLDTLAALTE, encoded by the coding sequence ATGTCGGTTTTGCCCACACCTTCGGATGACGAACTGCGCGCTGTTCTGGAAGCCGGCTTTCTCCTGCGCGATGTCATGCGCTATGACGAGGCGGCCACGGTTTTTCAGGGCGTGGCCGCCCTTCGCCCTGATCTGGAACTGCCGGTGCTGGGACTGTCCAGCGTTCTGATACGGCAGGGAGAGCTGGCCCGCGCCCAGGAGTTGTGTGAGTCCGTTCTTGCCCGTTCTCCCAACAGTCTGCACGCCCAAGTGCAACTGGGTGAGATTCTGCTCTATCGTGGATCACGGGAGGAAGGCGAAGAGCGGCTACGTGCCGTTATTGCGGAAGGCGGCGATTCGCCGCACGCCGTGACGGCTCAAGCGTTACTCGATACTCTCGCGGCGCTGACCGAATGA
- a CDS encoding alpha/beta fold hydrolase, producing MLPLSEFLEQWQWRLDGWWLRQTERQPWVGWSGWHVNRWLDWMSWTGAAQPWHPFAIAQETRCQMQLAAVRSVAPPVATTPCLVTPLVGPTQLRHYAPVQNGRRTSALPVLIVNSLINRHYIFDLYAGRSLVAFLAGQGHQVFVLDWGTPGRDESRWRLEDVLEGVIGRAVEAVLSQTGAAQVHLLGYSMGGVLATTYTALHPAPVRSLILLGTPADFVRDTPLRTWLADPAFDPQCVVAVFGNLPGWLVSASFRGIKPITYTTKPWLMWLDTAERDTHLATEVWLADAVPLPGQFYADFVTTYYRANALWEGTLTIQGQRAALAQLDCPVLNIIGLLDQIVNPASAAALGEQLSPARYRECRVRLGHLALAVGRGALTTVWPTIDRWLASHAHV from the coding sequence TTGTTGCCTTTGAGTGAATTTCTCGAACAGTGGCAGTGGCGGCTCGACGGCTGGTGGCTGCGCCAGACCGAACGCCAGCCGTGGGTTGGTTGGTCGGGCTGGCACGTGAACCGGTGGCTGGATTGGATGTCCTGGACCGGTGCGGCCCAGCCGTGGCATCCCTTTGCCATCGCCCAGGAAACGCGCTGCCAGATGCAGTTGGCGGCTGTGCGGTCCGTGGCACCGCCGGTGGCCACAACGCCCTGCCTGGTGACGCCGCTCGTTGGGCCGACGCAGTTGCGCCACTATGCGCCGGTTCAGAACGGCCGCCGGACTTCGGCGCTACCGGTGCTGATTGTCAACTCGCTCATCAACCGGCACTACATCTTTGACCTCTACGCCGGGCGGAGTCTCGTGGCGTTTCTGGCGGGGCAGGGACACCAGGTGTTTGTTCTTGACTGGGGAACGCCCGGCAGGGACGAATCCCGGTGGCGTCTGGAAGATGTGCTGGAGGGCGTCATCGGACGCGCGGTTGAGGCGGTCCTGTCTCAAACCGGTGCTGCCCAGGTGCATCTGCTGGGATACTCCATGGGGGGCGTGTTGGCAACGACCTACACGGCGCTCCATCCGGCGCCGGTGCGAAGTCTCATCCTGCTGGGGACGCCGGCGGATTTCGTCCGTGACACGCCGTTGCGGACGTGGCTGGCCGACCCGGCTTTCGACCCGCAGTGCGTGGTGGCCGTTTTTGGCAACCTGCCAGGCTGGCTGGTCAGTGCTTCCTTTCGCGGCATCAAGCCCATAACCTACACCACCAAGCCCTGGCTGATGTGGCTGGATACAGCCGAGCGGGATACACATCTGGCGACGGAAGTCTGGCTGGCGGATGCCGTTCCCCTGCCGGGACAGTTCTATGCTGATTTTGTCACGACCTACTACCGCGCCAACGCCCTGTGGGAAGGCACGTTGACCATCCAGGGGCAGCGCGCGGCCCTGGCGCAACTGGACTGTCCGGTGCTCAACATCATCGGTCTTCTGGATCAGATTGTGAATCCGGCCAGCGCCGCCGCGTTGGGAGAACAGCTTTCACCGGCCCGCTACCGGGAATGCAGGGTACGGCTGGGCCACCTGGCGTTAGCTGTTGGGCGCGGAGCGCTGACGACCGTGTGGCCGACCATTGACCGGTGGCTGGCTTCCCACGCGCACGTGTGA
- a CDS encoding tetratricopeptide repeat protein, whose protein sequence is MKPRRLILGLSLTLIGGFGFWLSWQNEAADDVWQQRRPPASYEDLLQAATRAPLNPRLWGALGLSCLLDPQHLDYQESERHLRYALTLAPNDVRLWGWLGDTLAISGQVAEAEHTLRQAQSLAPNHFITQWRLANALIRVGKLEEAAPYARGALRSNPTQAILMLDLGWRISNGNQSYVESLLPPGLPGVEYQYLRLLVQQQRVAAAVQRWQAVLGQQPDPERKYSTAFIQDLLAARAYEAAWQVWAALPERQPAGLVRTAIYDGGFREPAARVPIFEWRFQQNEAGARLALDRAADVPVGGNALQIAYDSPGPAFYHARQLLALPPGAYRLTYFVRSRDLVAAAPPVVELQGVGNPKWRVRSLPPWRENQPWQRVVCEFAVPPEVGAVELVILRPSECLTPGTCPISGTVWFGGFALEVISKAR, encoded by the coding sequence ATGAAGCCGCGGCGCCTCATTCTTGGTTTGTCTCTGACGCTCATCGGCGGCTTCGGGTTCTGGCTGTCCTGGCAAAACGAAGCCGCCGATGATGTTTGGCAGCAACGTCGCCCGCCAGCGTCCTATGAAGACCTGCTTCAGGCGGCGACGCGCGCTCCCCTGAACCCACGCCTCTGGGGCGCCTTGGGGCTGTCCTGCCTGCTGGACCCACAGCACCTCGACTATCAGGAATCAGAACGCCACCTTCGCTATGCTTTGACGCTGGCACCCAACGACGTGCGCCTGTGGGGCTGGTTGGGGGATACGCTGGCTATCAGCGGGCAGGTGGCCGAAGCCGAGCACACCCTGCGGCAGGCCCAGTCCCTGGCCCCCAACCATTTCATCACGCAGTGGCGACTGGCCAATGCCCTGATTCGGGTCGGGAAGCTGGAGGAAGCTGCCCCCTATGCGCGGGGTGCACTGCGTTCAAACCCAACCCAGGCCATCCTGATGCTCGATCTGGGATGGCGAATTTCCAACGGCAACCAGTCGTATGTCGAATCATTGCTGCCGCCGGGCCTGCCGGGCGTGGAGTACCAGTACCTGCGGCTGCTCGTGCAGCAGCAGCGCGTGGCGGCGGCCGTCCAACGCTGGCAGGCGGTACTGGGGCAGCAGCCCGACCCGGAGCGGAAATACAGTACCGCCTTCATTCAGGATTTGCTCGCAGCCCGCGCCTATGAAGCCGCCTGGCAGGTATGGGCTGCCCTGCCCGAACGGCAACCGGCCGGCCTCGTGCGGACGGCTATCTACGACGGCGGTTTTCGTGAACCGGCGGCCAGGGTGCCCATTTTTGAGTGGCGCTTTCAGCAGAATGAAGCCGGTGCGCGGCTGGCGCTCGACCGGGCCGCCGATGTCCCGGTTGGGGGCAATGCCCTGCAAATTGCCTATGACTCGCCGGGCCCGGCCTTTTACCACGCCCGTCAGCTTCTGGCGCTGCCGCCGGGCGCGTATCGGCTGACCTACTTCGTGCGCAGCCGTGACCTGGTGGCGGCTGCGCCGCCGGTCGTGGAATTGCAGGGGGTGGGGAATCCGAAGTGGCGTGTGCGTTCCCTTCCGCCCTGGCGTGAGAACCAGCCATGGCAGCGCGTGGTGTGTGAATTTGCCGTTCCGCCGGAAGTTGGCGCTGTTGAGTTGGTCATCCTGCGCCCGTCGGAGTGTCTGACGCCGGGGACCTGTCCCATTTCGGGAACGGTCTGGTTTGGTGGTTTTGCCCTCGAAGTGATTTCCAAAGCGCGCTGA
- a CDS encoding TonB-dependent receptor, with protein MLLWTISATLFFGTATGTAAQQQTSVVAFVITDSTTRKPLAGATITLTPKSGSPTAPVLTKVTDANGKAVFTEAPGGDYRLTVTATGYTLLTDENYTVAPGAFLEQPIELSPATGDIVEVRGDEEAPLIARGATATTSLTPAEIRILPARGRDILTAFPPVPNVIRSNDGRTSIKGAREDQAAILVNGSLSNDPATGRFQVEIPLEALQRAEIFTNPYLPEYGKFTSGVKRLETKPGGQQWKYSLYDFFPSVRARYGKIFGLANVSPRATITGPLIRDRVFLAQALEGIVDKAIVRGLASPDNEIRKYAARSFSQFDVILSPRQSLTATVNLAWQRLRNVDLDFFNPVPASANRRTRDVTLAGIHRFATAAGSFSETRFSYKRIGAGVFGKGDAPFAITPFGRTGNFFSQTERTTERYQLQFSTALASFEAGGWHQIKFGVDGSAARNRGWVLNRPVEIRRADGTLAERIVYANPGNLAASNVEVAGYAQDQWLIRPNLQLDYGLRLEWQQAAAQLNVAPRIALSYAPGKEQNTILRAGFGLFYDKILLNALAFRQMPRPVSTGFAPDGTTPGPARPLTLALARPDGRYDVPYNRSFRFELARKLHPRALLKLAYLDSRTFRDFYVEPSADAIQMFNTGRASYRAFEVTADVKLTPRHTFVVSYVRSRARAELNDFISYFGDTPNPVLRPNQFGNAPIDAPNRFFARGVFALPGDLTLAPIFEWRDGFPYSVVDEAQNFIGRRNADTTRYPRFMAVDLAVTKKIRLPQWVRRGAFGRKIDTEAVNVTVNIFNLTNHFNPRNVFANTGAPQFGTFFGVYRRFFNIEMNL; from the coding sequence GTGCTTCTGTGGACAATCAGCGCCACCCTGTTCTTTGGGACAGCGACCGGAACGGCGGCACAACAGCAGACGAGTGTCGTGGCATTCGTCATCACGGACAGCACAACGCGGAAACCCCTGGCGGGGGCCACCATCACGCTGACGCCAAAATCCGGCTCGCCAACCGCGCCCGTGCTGACCAAAGTCACCGATGCCAACGGCAAGGCCGTGTTTACCGAGGCCCCTGGCGGAGACTACCGGCTCACCGTCACGGCCACCGGCTACACGCTTCTCACTGACGAAAACTACACCGTCGCACCGGGCGCTTTCCTCGAACAGCCCATTGAACTCAGCCCTGCCACTGGCGACATCGTCGAAGTACGCGGCGACGAGGAAGCTCCACTCATTGCCCGGGGGGCCACGGCAACCACCAGCCTGACGCCGGCCGAGATTCGCATCCTGCCCGCCCGCGGACGCGACATCCTGACGGCCTTTCCCCCGGTGCCGAACGTCATCCGCTCCAACGACGGCCGCACGAGCATCAAAGGCGCGCGTGAAGACCAGGCGGCCATTCTGGTCAACGGCAGCCTCAGCAACGACCCGGCCACCGGACGGTTCCAGGTCGAAATCCCGCTGGAAGCCCTCCAACGGGCGGAAATCTTCACCAATCCCTACCTGCCGGAATATGGCAAGTTCACCAGCGGCGTCAAACGACTGGAAACCAAGCCCGGCGGCCAGCAGTGGAAGTACAGCCTCTATGACTTTTTCCCGTCCGTCCGCGCGCGCTACGGCAAAATCTTCGGTCTGGCCAACGTCTCCCCCCGCGCCACCATCACGGGTCCACTCATCCGCGACCGGGTGTTTCTGGCCCAGGCGCTCGAAGGCATTGTGGACAAAGCCATCGTGCGCGGACTGGCCAGCCCGGACAACGAAATCCGCAAGTATGCCGCGCGGAGTTTCAGCCAGTTCGATGTCATTCTGTCGCCCCGCCAGAGCCTGACCGCGACGGTCAATCTGGCCTGGCAGCGGCTGCGCAATGTTGATCTGGATTTTTTCAACCCCGTGCCGGCTTCGGCGAATCGGCGCACCCGCGATGTCACCCTGGCCGGCATCCACCGCTTCGCCACCGCGGCCGGCTCGTTCAGTGAGACGCGCTTCAGCTACAAGCGCATTGGCGCCGGCGTCTTCGGCAAGGGGGACGCGCCCTTTGCCATCACGCCCTTTGGGCGCACCGGCAACTTTTTCAGTCAGACGGAACGCACGACGGAACGCTACCAGCTCCAGTTCTCCACGGCACTGGCGTCTTTCGAGGCCGGGGGCTGGCACCAGATCAAGTTCGGCGTGGACGGCAGCGCCGCCCGCAACCGGGGCTGGGTGCTCAACCGTCCGGTTGAAATCCGGCGCGCCGACGGAACGCTGGCCGAACGCATCGTGTACGCCAATCCCGGCAACCTGGCGGCCAGCAACGTCGAAGTCGCCGGCTACGCCCAGGATCAGTGGCTCATCCGCCCCAACCTGCAACTCGATTACGGGCTCCGGCTGGAATGGCAACAGGCAGCGGCCCAGCTCAACGTGGCGCCACGCATTGCCCTTTCCTATGCGCCCGGCAAAGAGCAAAACACCATTCTGCGCGCCGGATTCGGGCTGTTCTATGACAAAATCCTGCTCAACGCGCTGGCGTTCCGCCAGATGCCACGTCCGGTCAGCACCGGCTTTGCGCCGGATGGCACAACACCCGGCCCGGCGCGCCCGTTGACGCTCGCCCTGGCACGCCCGGACGGTCGGTATGACGTGCCCTACAACCGCTCCTTCCGGTTTGAACTGGCGCGCAAACTCCATCCGCGCGCGCTGCTCAAGCTGGCCTATCTCGACAGCCGTACGTTCCGGGATTTCTATGTGGAGCCGTCAGCCGATGCCATCCAGATGTTCAACACCGGACGCGCCAGCTACCGCGCCTTTGAAGTCACGGCCGATGTCAAGCTCACGCCACGTCACACGTTTGTTGTTTCCTACGTACGCAGCCGGGCCCGCGCCGAACTCAACGACTTCATTTCGTACTTCGGCGACACGCCAAACCCGGTGCTGCGTCCGAACCAGTTTGGCAATGCACCGATTGACGCGCCCAACCGGTTTTTTGCGCGCGGCGTCTTTGCCCTGCCGGGCGACCTGACGCTGGCGCCCATCTTCGAGTGGCGGGACGGCTTTCCCTACAGCGTCGTGGACGAAGCCCAGAACTTCATCGGCCGCCGCAATGCCGACACAACCCGCTACCCACGGTTTATGGCCGTTGATCTGGCCGTGACAAAGAAGATTCGCCTGCCGCAGTGGGTGCGCCGGGGCGCATTCGGGCGGAAAATTGACACCGAAGCCGTCAACGTCACGGTCAACATCTTCAACCTGACCAATCACTTCAACCCGCGCAACGTGTTTGCCAACACGGGCGCGCCCCAGTTTGGGACGTTCTTTGGCGTGTATCGGCGGTTCTTCAACATTGAAATGAACCTGTAG
- a CDS encoding O-antigen ligase family protein, with amino-acid sequence MPSSAPHHFRQRLDSPDEPYPASRFNAALFVGFLLWLVWLPMPFGSVEGWARLILHAGAFGLTLVLGIQTWLGQREVNLTAGAVIGLGVIGLALVQRLPVPGVQTVDDFYTRQATVHLLAMVCLFVVSANFFASEKQAVLFAYVFVAWGGLFALYAIMQHFIGQGSYAALRKLLGMPFGTFVNRNHYAGMIELLAPMAVALAAQRRRGTEDDVRWLYVVAAVVMLLSLALCASRGGWIAGAAGTLTAVALAARVQRRWRRAALGSLSLIPLGVLVGVWWMGIDPLVSRLQAPGELPATADQVARNVIWKNTLTLVRERPLTGSGLGTFQIAYTRVDTSNGVNRVEQAHNDYLQLLAETGLVGFALGMVWLGWFFRRVRQGFRRRSGERRATEWTYVHLGTVSGCVAGLVHACFDFNWQIPSNAAYFVVLAALATTTPAPEPLADTPPED; translated from the coding sequence ATGCCATCTTCCGCACCGCACCATTTCCGCCAACGGTTGGATTCCCCGGACGAGCCGTATCCCGCCTCCCGGTTCAACGCGGCGCTTTTTGTCGGCTTCCTGTTGTGGTTGGTGTGGCTGCCGATGCCGTTTGGTTCGGTTGAGGGCTGGGCGCGCCTCATCCTGCACGCCGGCGCTTTTGGGCTGACGCTGGTGCTGGGCATCCAGACCTGGCTTGGACAGCGGGAAGTCAACCTCACGGCCGGGGCCGTGATTGGTTTGGGCGTCATTGGACTGGCTCTGGTGCAACGGCTGCCGGTGCCCGGAGTGCAGACGGTGGATGATTTCTACACCCGCCAGGCGACGGTTCATCTGCTGGCTATGGTCTGTCTGTTCGTCGTCAGCGCCAACTTCTTTGCTTCTGAAAAGCAGGCGGTGCTGTTTGCCTACGTCTTTGTCGCCTGGGGTGGTCTCTTTGCGCTCTATGCCATCATGCAGCACTTCATCGGACAGGGAAGCTACGCCGCATTGCGGAAGCTGCTGGGAATGCCCTTCGGCACCTTTGTCAACCGCAACCACTACGCCGGGATGATCGAACTGCTGGCCCCTATGGCCGTGGCCCTGGCGGCCCAGCGGCGGCGTGGGACTGAAGACGATGTGCGGTGGCTCTACGTGGTGGCAGCAGTGGTCATGCTGTTGTCCCTGGCGCTATGCGCTTCACGCGGCGGTTGGATTGCCGGGGCCGCCGGGACACTAACCGCGGTGGCGCTCGCCGCGCGGGTGCAACGGCGCTGGCGACGGGCGGCTCTGGGCAGTCTGTCGTTGATTCCGCTGGGGGTTCTCGTCGGCGTCTGGTGGATGGGCATTGATCCCCTTGTCAGCCGCCTGCAAGCCCCCGGTGAGTTGCCGGCCACGGCCGACCAGGTGGCACGCAATGTCATCTGGAAAAACACCCTGACGCTTGTGCGCGAGCGTCCGCTGACCGGAAGCGGGCTGGGAACCTTCCAGATTGCCTACACCCGCGTGGATACGTCCAACGGGGTGAATCGCGTCGAGCAGGCGCACAACGACTACCTGCAACTGCTGGCCGAAACCGGTCTCGTCGGTTTTGCGCTGGGCATGGTCTGGCTGGGGTGGTTTTTCCGGCGGGTGCGCCAGGGGTTCCGCCGCCGGTCAGGGGAGCGCCGGGCAACCGAATGGACATACGTTCACCTGGGCACGGTCAGTGGATGCGTTGCCGGGCTGGTGCACGCCTGTTTTGACTTCAACTGGCAGATTCCCTCCAATGCCGCCTACTTTGTGGTTCTGGCAGCGCTGGCAACAACCACTCCGGCCCCGGAACCATTGGCGGACACGCCTCCCGAAGACTGA
- a CDS encoding EscU/YscU/HrcU family type III secretion system export apparatus switch protein: protein MSESSGEKTEQPTQKKLDDARKKGQVAKSQDLVSAALLVGSMGIVFLLTGNFIGGQIVGLTQKSIQQAATFRGELDMATAGDVLLEGLTTLALTLAPLFLVVFILAALVGYIQVGALFSTEALKPDMNRLNPFTAFQQKFFKSRTYIEFAKTILKLVIATGIASYTILGSRHMLPSLARVSPAETSQFILAQIVELGLAVAICFVALGALDFFLQKFLHIQDLKMTKQEVKEEWKEQEGDPHIKAERRALHMELLNEASAQAVRESDVVLVNPTHVAVALRYDRKTMQAPQITAKGADLIAAQIRKVAQEAGVPIKRDVALARALYELEVNSEIPENLYEAIAIVLRWAYTVAETHPRS from the coding sequence ATGTCGGAAAGTAGCGGAGAAAAGACCGAACAACCGACTCAAAAAAAGCTCGACGATGCGCGCAAAAAAGGACAGGTGGCCAAAAGCCAGGACTTGGTTTCAGCGGCGCTGCTTGTCGGGTCCATGGGCATTGTTTTTCTTCTCACCGGCAACTTCATCGGCGGGCAGATTGTCGGACTCACCCAAAAAAGCATTCAGCAGGCCGCAACCTTCAGGGGCGAGCTGGATATGGCCACGGCTGGTGATGTTCTGCTCGAAGGGCTGACTACCCTGGCCCTGACCTTGGCGCCGCTTTTTCTGGTGGTGTTCATTCTGGCAGCACTGGTTGGCTACATCCAGGTTGGAGCGCTGTTTTCAACCGAAGCACTCAAGCCGGACATGAACCGGCTCAATCCCTTCACGGCCTTCCAGCAAAAGTTTTTCAAGTCACGCACCTACATCGAGTTTGCCAAGACCATCCTCAAGCTCGTCATTGCCACGGGAATCGCCAGCTACACCATTCTTGGTTCGCGGCACATGCTTCCGTCGCTGGCCCGGGTCTCCCCGGCGGAAACCAGCCAGTTCATCCTGGCGCAGATCGTTGAACTGGGTCTGGCCGTGGCCATCTGTTTCGTGGCGTTGGGGGCGCTGGATTTCTTCCTTCAGAAGTTCCTCCACATCCAGGACCTGAAAATGACCAAGCAGGAAGTGAAGGAAGAGTGGAAGGAACAGGAAGGCGACCCGCACATCAAAGCCGAACGCCGGGCGCTGCACATGGAGTTGCTCAACGAAGCCAGCGCCCAGGCCGTCCGTGAGTCGGATGTCGTGTTGGTCAACCCGACGCACGTGGCTGTAGCCCTGCGCTATGACCGCAAAACGATGCAGGCGCCGCAGATTACGGCCAAGGGTGCGGACCTGATTGCCGCCCAGATTCGCAAGGTGGCCCAGGAAGCCGGCGTACCTATCAAACGGGATGTAGCCTTGGCACGCGCCCTCTACGAACTTGAAGTCAACAGCGAAATCCCTGAAAACCTCTACGAAGCCATCGCCATTGTCCTGCGCTGGGCTTACACCGTCGCGGAAACCCATCCCCGGTCGTAG
- the fliJ gene encoding flagellar export protein FliJ produces MKKPRYRLQPVLEVREQVKKEAAQRLATARQALAEAEAELARRLAAVDACRQRQAEADAKLVAALRAGSAAHVLLAHRTFLADLKEEERRLRAAVEQQRAVIQQAEAAVEAALQGLIEASKEVQAIEKHKESWQQSRKLEAERRENKANDEFGTARHGRRD; encoded by the coding sequence ATGAAAAAGCCCCGTTACCGCCTTCAGCCCGTTCTGGAAGTACGCGAGCAGGTCAAGAAAGAGGCAGCGCAGCGTCTGGCAACGGCCCGCCAGGCGCTGGCGGAGGCCGAAGCCGAGCTGGCACGGCGGCTGGCGGCTGTGGATGCCTGCCGGCAGCGGCAGGCCGAGGCTGATGCGAAGCTGGTTGCGGCTTTGCGGGCCGGCTCAGCGGCGCATGTCCTGCTGGCGCACCGTACCTTTCTGGCTGACCTGAAAGAAGAAGAACGGCGTTTGCGCGCCGCCGTCGAGCAGCAGCGCGCCGTCATACAGCAGGCCGAAGCCGCCGTTGAAGCTGCCCTGCAGGGTCTTATCGAGGCTTCCAAAGAGGTGCAGGCCATTGAAAAGCACAAGGAAAGCTGGCAGCAGTCCCGCAAGCTGGAGGCTGAACGCCGCGAAAACAAGGCCAATGACGAGTTTGGCACGGCGCGTCATGGCCGGCGGGACTAA